From a region of the Helianthus annuus cultivar XRQ/B chromosome 5, HanXRQr2.0-SUNRISE, whole genome shotgun sequence genome:
- the LOC110941430 gene encoding uncharacterized protein LOC110941430 isoform X2, whose protein sequence is MEEMDFEVDIPEQPQRKRRARPPPDPLENHPYLEFPLESEAALRCEKLRKMHIGEHFAVSWKTLRKLEVEDWVRGFVPVDSPWDRLFELSFTPTYREILVEFLSSFEFHPRRPNEVVDPAQPPPPPEVSFRMAGQAREMSLAQFAVHSGLYTEAEIATDLYTKGLVMIDKPTLLGFWDLIADIRHWDHHQSKGRSTLIEDPLFRYLHKMISTSITARNKSREWCTSGDLFFLYCLLYKRPCALAYGLAQYFASAHHRQERGMLFGGAYVTKIAHSLGYHPENDRGRVGPAAQPKQMGMNTINGMHITKDFPCGKRLKNLDGTQYQLKELPEEFPLIYPPRDPEPPEPHDPAAVLPRPPQPRGPPGAPQFPRHVMPGPDPSHERLLRNVERNNYLLEWVAAALQQQRQHDGLPPLPFIADADWDQHQRQQQQHQEQQQQHQEQQQQHQEQQQ, encoded by the exons ATGGAGGAAATGGATTTCGAAGTAGATATTCCGGAGCAGCCGCAGCGGAAACGGCGGGCGCGTCCACCGCCAGATCCTCTAGAGAATCACCCGTATTTGGAGTTTCCTCTGGAGTCCGAGGCTGCGCTCCGTTGCGAGAAGCTTCGGAAGATGCATATTGGTGAACACTTTGCGGTTTCGTGGAAAACCCTCCGGAAGCTTGAGGTTGAAGATTGGGTGCGGGGGTTTGTTCCCGTTGATTCACCGTGGGATCGTCTGTTTGAGCTATCGTTTACGCCGACCTACAGGGAGATACTAGTCGAGTTTCTGTCGTCGTTCGAGTTTCATCCTCGTCGGCCAAATGAGGTTGTGGACCCCGCGCAGCCCCCTCCCCCGCCCGAGGTTTCTTTTCGCATGGCTGGCCAGGCGCGCGAAATGTCACTTGCACAGTTTGCGGTGCATAGCGGTTTGTATACGGAGGCTGAGATTGCTACGGATCTTTATACGAAG GGGCTCGTAATGATTGATAAACCCACGCTATTAGGGTTTTGGGATCTGATCGCGGACATCCGTCATTGGGACCACCACCAATCCAAGGGGAGGAGTACGCTGATTGAGGATCCGCTCTTCAG GTATTTGCACAAGATGATTTCCACTTCGATCACTGCTCGAAACAAAAGCCGGGAGTGGTGTACGAGTGGTGACTTATTCTTTTTGTATTGCCTCTTATACAAGAGGCCGTGCGCTCTCGCCTACGGGTTGGCGCAGTATTTCGCCTCCGCGCATCATCGACAGGAGCGCGGAATGCTATTCGGCGGCGCTTACGTGACCAAGATAGCCCATTCGTTGGGCTATCATCCGGAGAACGACCGCGGCCGTGTAGGCCCGGCGGCACAGCCAAAGCAGATGGGGATGAACACAATAAACGGGATGCATATTACGAAAGACTTTCCATGCGGGAAGCGGTTAAAGAATCTGGACGGCACGCAATACCAGCTTAAGGAACTGCCAGAAGAGTTCCCTCTGATTTATCCCCCGCGGGATCCGGAGCCGCCGGAGCCGCATGACCCGGCCGCCGTTCTTCCGCGGCCACCACAGCCGCGTGGACCACCCGGGGCGCCCCAGTTCCCACGCCATGTTATGCCCGGTCCTGACCCGTCACATGAGCGGCTGCTTCGAAACGTTgagagaaacaattatttgttagAGTGGGTGGCTGCGGCGCTGCAGCAGCAGCGACAGCATGACGGGTTACCTCCACTACCCTTCATTGCGGATGCGGACTGGGATCAGCATCAgcggcagcagcagcagcatcaggagcagcagcagcagcatcaggagcagcagcagcagcatcaggagCAGCAGCAGTAG
- the LOC110941430 gene encoding uncharacterized protein LOC110941430 isoform X3 — translation MSYWRTLCESSSEAMYKYNLEKMYNRLVVANRESVYDYVYENWLKDYKEMFVYAWTDKCRNFGQRTTNRVESQHANLKRYITRGSSLERIARCIIDIVETQYDEIQKSFTESIEKTMNHHRHRMLDNLRGKVSHEALDLLEKELLRKMDVLRKLNASCGCHMWLSKGLPCACRLENYTRTGRIIQLDEIDVFWRKLDLLPCKLVDEEVDIVAELNNVRQHLEAQSPVQQKSILSKIKAVFTPKSSTKKPPIVQQNTRGRPTSKKVQERLDEAARLDQAARYSSCGEDSNVITASPKHRYDLPRHSSYVPSEGSRGTGSFVKSEKPKMQPNSSTSSKKKETRDDKVFPLIKGDEHLLCIKRFKNQIPSEFRSYISRIQDVTPDGHCGYRSVAVGLGFTEHAWPNIRRDLLLEIDHNKPRWKHVFETYNEGDFKRIRICTR, via the exons ATGTCGTACTGGCGGACATTGTGCGAATCTTCATCAGAGGCCATGTACAAGTACAACTTGGAGAAAATGTATAACCGACTCGTGGTTGCCAACCGAGAAA gTGTCTATGATTACGTCTACGAAAACTGGCTCAAAGACTATAAAGAAATGTTCGTTTATGCGTGGACCGATAAGTGTCGCAACTTTGGTCAGCGCACCAccaacagagttgagagccagcACGCAAATTTAAAAAGATACATTACGCGCGGGAGTTCATTGGAGCGAATAGCAAGATGCATCATTGATATAGTTGAAACTCAGTACGATGAAATACAAAAAAGTTTCACTGAGAGCATCGAAAAAACGATGAACCACCACAGACACCGAATGTTGGACAACCTACGTGGAAAGGTTTCCCATGAAGCACTTGATTTGCTGGAAAAAGagctactgaggaagatggatgtgTTGCGGAAACTTAACGCATCATGTGGTTGCCATATGTGGCTTAGCAAAGGATTGCCGTGTGCTTGTAGGCTGGAAAACTACACACGTAcag GGCGTATAATACAACTCGACGAGATAGATGTATTCTGGCGTAAGCTTGACTTGCTCCCTTGTAAACTGGTAGACGAGGAGGTCGATATTGTAGCAGAGCTCAATAATGTGCGGCAACATTTAGAGGCGCAGTCCCCCGTTCAGCAAAAGAGTATTCTTTCAAAGATAAAAGCGGTTTTCACCCCGAAATCGTCAACCAAGAAACCACCGATCGTCCAGCAAAACACTCGCGGTCGGCCTACATCAAAGAAAGTACAAGAAAGGCTAGATGAAGCTGCGAGGTTAGACCAAGCTGCGAGATACAGCTCCTGTGGCGAGGACAGCAACGTAATTACCGCTTCCCCCAAGCATAGGTACGATTTACCCCGACACAGCTCATACGTACCGTCAGAGGGCTCTCGTGGAACTGGTTCGTTTGTGaagtctgaaaaacctaaaatgcAACCAAACAGTtcaacaagttctaaaaagaagGAGACGAGGGATGATAAGGTTTTTCCATTAATAAAGGGGGACGAGCACTTGTTATGCATTAAGAGGTTTAAGAATCAAATTCCATCAGAGTTTCGCTCTTACATATCGCGTATACAAGATGTGACCCCAGACGGTCATTGTGGGTACAGGTCTGTGGCTGTCGGGTTAGGTTTTACGGAACACGCATGGCCCAATATTCGAAGAGATTTACTACTGGAGATTGACCATAACAAACCGCGTTGGAAGCATGTATTCGAAACATATAACGAAGGAGACTTTAAACGAATAC GTATTTGCACAAGATGA
- the LOC110941430 gene encoding uncharacterized protein LOC110941430 isoform X1: MRKMEEMDFEVDIPEQPQRKRRARPPPDPLENHPYLEFPLESEAALRCEKLRKMHIGEHFAVSWKTLRKLEVEDWVRGFVPVDSPWDRLFELSFTPTYREILVEFLSSFEFHPRRPNEVVDPAQPPPPPEVSFRMAGQAREMSLAQFAVHSGLYTEAEIATDLYTKGLVMIDKPTLLGFWDLIADIRHWDHHQSKGRSTLIEDPLFRYLHKMISTSITARNKSREWCTSGDLFFLYCLLYKRPCALAYGLAQYFASAHHRQERGMLFGGAYVTKIAHSLGYHPENDRGRVGPAAQPKQMGMNTINGMHITKDFPCGKRLKNLDGTQYQLKELPEEFPLIYPPRDPEPPEPHDPAAVLPRPPQPRGPPGAPQFPRHVMPGPDPSHERLLRNVERNNYLLEWVAAALQQQRQHDGLPPLPFIADADWDQHQRQQQQHQEQQQQHQEQQQQHQEQQQ; encoded by the exons aaaAATGGAGGAAATGGATTTCGAAGTAGATATTCCGGAGCAGCCGCAGCGGAAACGGCGGGCGCGTCCACCGCCAGATCCTCTAGAGAATCACCCGTATTTGGAGTTTCCTCTGGAGTCCGAGGCTGCGCTCCGTTGCGAGAAGCTTCGGAAGATGCATATTGGTGAACACTTTGCGGTTTCGTGGAAAACCCTCCGGAAGCTTGAGGTTGAAGATTGGGTGCGGGGGTTTGTTCCCGTTGATTCACCGTGGGATCGTCTGTTTGAGCTATCGTTTACGCCGACCTACAGGGAGATACTAGTCGAGTTTCTGTCGTCGTTCGAGTTTCATCCTCGTCGGCCAAATGAGGTTGTGGACCCCGCGCAGCCCCCTCCCCCGCCCGAGGTTTCTTTTCGCATGGCTGGCCAGGCGCGCGAAATGTCACTTGCACAGTTTGCGGTGCATAGCGGTTTGTATACGGAGGCTGAGATTGCTACGGATCTTTATACGAAG GGGCTCGTAATGATTGATAAACCCACGCTATTAGGGTTTTGGGATCTGATCGCGGACATCCGTCATTGGGACCACCACCAATCCAAGGGGAGGAGTACGCTGATTGAGGATCCGCTCTTCAG GTATTTGCACAAGATGATTTCCACTTCGATCACTGCTCGAAACAAAAGCCGGGAGTGGTGTACGAGTGGTGACTTATTCTTTTTGTATTGCCTCTTATACAAGAGGCCGTGCGCTCTCGCCTACGGGTTGGCGCAGTATTTCGCCTCCGCGCATCATCGACAGGAGCGCGGAATGCTATTCGGCGGCGCTTACGTGACCAAGATAGCCCATTCGTTGGGCTATCATCCGGAGAACGACCGCGGCCGTGTAGGCCCGGCGGCACAGCCAAAGCAGATGGGGATGAACACAATAAACGGGATGCATATTACGAAAGACTTTCCATGCGGGAAGCGGTTAAAGAATCTGGACGGCACGCAATACCAGCTTAAGGAACTGCCAGAAGAGTTCCCTCTGATTTATCCCCCGCGGGATCCGGAGCCGCCGGAGCCGCATGACCCGGCCGCCGTTCTTCCGCGGCCACCACAGCCGCGTGGACCACCCGGGGCGCCCCAGTTCCCACGCCATGTTATGCCCGGTCCTGACCCGTCACATGAGCGGCTGCTTCGAAACGTTgagagaaacaattatttgttagAGTGGGTGGCTGCGGCGCTGCAGCAGCAGCGACAGCATGACGGGTTACCTCCACTACCCTTCATTGCGGATGCGGACTGGGATCAGCATCAgcggcagcagcagcagcatcaggagcagcagcagcagcatcaggagcagcagcagcagcatcaggagCAGCAGCAGTAG